Proteins encoded within one genomic window of Methanosarcina barkeri str. Wiesmoor:
- a CDS encoding FAD-binding and (Fe-S)-binding domain-containing protein — MISRVAELSEAQKKEISELFGEYVNLDKRERHYYNHDIGALPPLVKKVIGKTDPAAVVKIRTEEDAVKLLKFANRHKIPVVPRAGASSGYGGVIPTKGGIVADVTPLNKIISVDPERQKAVVQSGIIWEKLERKLKEKGLSLQAIPSSAPSSTVGGWLSQSGAGYGSYEFGWGHESMEKARVVLPTGEIREFSGPELKKLIGTMGTIGIITEITLKVQKFEERKAVSASFPSASALKKAVEDIKRKNIPLWSISFLNPEWADMKNKAPRKLHYEEIVDKNRPMLPVSYVSTFMYPASRDVSGLKEAIENAGGTILPEEIAKYETDEWFKSMKVKRLGPSFIPAEILVPLENMDRAFEEIGKKIKLPVLTEGMVINDGYVVLLCFMRHSERSVLFNTAFALSLSILKIAEENGGRAYSSGLFFASKRKSVFGERLAEIEALRKEIDPNGIMNPETIEGKGLLNTAVSMGSAFEPFARIAGNMSGIGEVSFKDEKEIPAEVAELAYSCSQCGYCVSECDQYYGRGWESQSPRGKWFFIKEYLAGREKLDQRQTNTFLACTTCQMCDARCELDMPIEHAWMTMRGKLVQENKKMTFPPFEIMAASLLKERNIWANYRKDRDKWVPEDIRAKIKDKAEYGYFAGCTASFIENDVAIGAVRMLDDAGVEFTSLLDKEACCGIPMLVAGRWDVFEKIMRMNVSNMKKKGVKTVITSCPACWLMWHTVYPQWAKKLGIEYGLEAKHYSEVLVDHLDVLKPKFKQPLDKVVAWHDSCHLGRAGGEIYEPPRELLKAIPGIKFRELEYNRERAHCCGSVVSLIAEPPIAYKLGDIRLQEALDVKADIIAALCPCCIFQFRTAAQKNNLNIEAQDLGALVGRSLGYNIPDSTAYTLESWVPFEKMIDLMQPENMTELMVELMPQMMAAMPAPLQAMMKMVKYVPGMDALMKPMMPIMMPNLMPSVMPKVMPDMLKAVEKKVPMPDYMREQLPKLMPKAMDNLMPNMLPELIPLLTPRMIEYIKTH; from the coding sequence ATGATAAGTCGTGTAGCGGAACTTTCAGAAGCTCAGAAAAAAGAAATTTCCGAACTCTTTGGGGAATATGTCAATCTTGACAAACGTGAACGCCATTATTACAACCATGATATCGGAGCTTTACCCCCACTTGTTAAGAAGGTAATTGGGAAGACTGACCCTGCAGCTGTCGTAAAAATCCGGACCGAGGAAGACGCAGTAAAGCTCCTTAAATTCGCAAACAGGCATAAGATTCCGGTTGTACCCCGCGCAGGAGCTTCTTCAGGATATGGAGGGGTAATTCCGACAAAGGGCGGAATCGTTGCCGATGTTACACCACTGAATAAGATCATAAGCGTCGATCCCGAAAGGCAAAAAGCGGTTGTGCAAAGCGGCATAATCTGGGAAAAGCTGGAAAGGAAACTAAAAGAAAAAGGGCTTTCATTACAAGCAATTCCTTCAAGCGCCCCTTCTTCGACAGTTGGAGGATGGTTATCCCAGAGCGGAGCCGGTTACGGAAGTTATGAGTTTGGCTGGGGCCACGAGAGCATGGAAAAAGCCAGAGTTGTGCTTCCCACAGGAGAAATCCGGGAGTTTTCAGGCCCTGAACTGAAAAAGTTAATCGGGACAATGGGAACCATAGGTATCATTACCGAGATTACCCTGAAAGTCCAGAAGTTCGAAGAGAGAAAAGCTGTTTCTGCCAGTTTCCCAAGCGCTTCAGCCCTGAAAAAGGCAGTCGAAGATATAAAAAGAAAAAATATTCCTCTCTGGTCAATTTCCTTCCTGAACCCTGAATGGGCGGATATGAAAAATAAAGCTCCCAGGAAACTCCACTATGAAGAGATAGTGGACAAAAACAGACCAATGTTACCGGTCTCTTACGTTTCAACTTTCATGTACCCTGCCTCGAGAGACGTTTCCGGCCTGAAAGAAGCAATCGAAAATGCAGGCGGGACAATCCTTCCGGAAGAAATTGCAAAATACGAGACTGACGAATGGTTCAAGTCCATGAAAGTAAAGAGGCTGGGTCCTTCGTTTATCCCTGCGGAAATCCTGGTGCCGCTTGAGAATATGGACAGGGCTTTTGAAGAAATCGGGAAGAAAATAAAATTACCTGTGCTTACTGAAGGCATGGTTATAAACGACGGGTATGTGGTTCTTCTCTGTTTCATGCGCCATTCGGAGCGCTCCGTGCTCTTTAATACAGCTTTTGCTCTTTCCCTGAGCATTTTGAAAATTGCAGAAGAAAATGGGGGAAGGGCTTATTCTTCAGGGCTTTTCTTCGCTTCAAAGAGGAAAAGTGTTTTTGGGGAAAGACTTGCTGAAATCGAGGCCTTGAGAAAGGAAATTGATCCTAACGGGATCATGAACCCTGAAACCATTGAGGGAAAAGGACTCCTGAACACTGCCGTATCAATGGGCTCTGCCTTTGAACCTTTTGCCAGAATAGCCGGAAACATGTCAGGAATTGGTGAAGTTTCTTTCAAAGACGAGAAAGAGATCCCCGCAGAAGTCGCAGAACTTGCCTATTCCTGCTCCCAGTGCGGGTACTGTGTGAGTGAGTGCGACCAGTACTACGGCAGGGGTTGGGAGTCACAGTCACCTCGTGGAAAATGGTTTTTCATCAAAGAATACCTTGCAGGACGGGAAAAACTTGACCAGAGACAGACAAATACCTTCCTTGCTTGTACTACCTGCCAGATGTGCGATGCCCGCTGTGAACTCGACATGCCAATCGAACATGCCTGGATGACCATGCGGGGAAAACTCGTCCAGGAAAATAAGAAGATGACCTTTCCTCCTTTTGAGATCATGGCAGCAAGCCTCTTAAAAGAAAGAAATATCTGGGCAAACTACAGAAAAGACCGTGATAAATGGGTTCCGGAGGATATTAGGGCAAAGATAAAGGATAAAGCTGAATATGGTTACTTTGCAGGCTGTACTGCGTCTTTTATCGAAAATGACGTAGCTATAGGGGCAGTCCGCATGCTTGACGATGCAGGAGTAGAGTTTACAAGTCTTTTAGACAAAGAAGCCTGCTGCGGAATTCCTATGCTTGTTGCCGGAAGATGGGACGTTTTTGAAAAAATAATGAGAATGAATGTCTCAAACATGAAAAAGAAGGGCGTAAAAACCGTAATTACTTCTTGCCCTGCCTGCTGGCTCATGTGGCATACGGTCTATCCTCAGTGGGCGAAAAAACTGGGAATTGAGTATGGGCTTGAGGCAAAACATTATTCTGAAGTGCTCGTGGATCATCTCGATGTTCTTAAGCCAAAGTTCAAACAGCCTCTTGATAAGGTGGTAGCCTGGCATGATTCCTGCCACCTTGGGAGAGCAGGAGGCGAAATATACGAACCGCCCAGAGAACTTCTCAAGGCTATACCTGGAATAAAGTTCAGGGAACTTGAGTACAACAGGGAAAGAGCTCACTGTTGTGGTTCGGTTGTAAGCCTTATAGCCGAACCGCCTATTGCATACAAACTGGGAGATATAAGACTCCAGGAAGCCCTTGATGTTAAAGCTGACATCATTGCAGCGCTTTGTCCTTGCTGTATTTTCCAGTTTCGTACGGCAGCGCAGAAAAATAACCTGAATATCGAGGCTCAGGATCTGGGAGCCCTTGTGGGCAGAAGTCTTGGATACAATATCCCTGATTCAACCGCCTATACTCTGGAATCGTGGGTTCCCTTTGAAAAGATGATCGACCTCATGCAGCCCGAGAATATGACCGAACTGATGGTTGAACTCATGCCTCAGATGATGGCAGCGATGCCAGCACCACTTCAGGCAATGATGAAGATGGTCAAATATGTGCCAGGCATGGATGCTCTGATGAAACCGATGATGCCGATCATGATGCCAAATCTAATGCCTTCAGTCATGCCAAAAGTCATGCCTGACATGCTCAAAGCTGTAGAAAAGAAAGTTCCTATGCCTGATTACATGCGAGAACAGCTGCCGAAACTTATGCCGAAAGCTATGGATAACCTGATGCCGAATATGCTTCCTGAGCTGATTCCACTGCTTACTCCGCGCATGATTGAGTACATAAAAACGCATTAA
- the thsA gene encoding thermosome subunit alpha, whose translation MAAQPIFILREGSKRTHGSDAQHNNIMAAKAVAEAVRTTLGPKGMDKMLVDSMGDVVITNDGATILKEMDIEHPGAKMIVEVAKTQDAEVGDGTTTAAVLAGEFLTKAEDLLESGVHPTVIASGYRLAADQATKTIDTITISASPEDTETLEKIAATAITGKGAEAQKEHLSRLAVKAVKSVAEISEDGKITVDIEDIKVEKRPGGSIKDSEIVDGVIVDKERVHPAMPEVVENAKILLLSVPIELKKTETKAEIKITNPDQMQLFLDQEEAMLKEIVDKVIKTGANVVFCQKGIDDLAQYYMTKAGIFGMRRVKKSDMDKLSRATGAKIITSLDEIEESDLGHAGLVEEKDVTGSRMTFVTGCKDSKATSILLRGGTEHVVEGIERALEDALRVVGVALEDQKIVVGGGSPEIELSLRLKEYAATLKGREQLAVMKFAESLEIIPSTLAENAGLDPIDMLVEMRSQHEKGNKRAGLNVYTGKIEDMFENNVVEPLRIKTQAINAATEAAIMVLRIDDVIASSSPAKVGGPGAIPGGEMPEMM comes from the coding sequence TTGGCAGCACAACCGATCTTTATTTTAAGGGAAGGCAGCAAGAGAACCCATGGTTCCGATGCCCAGCACAACAATATTATGGCCGCAAAGGCGGTTGCTGAAGCGGTAAGAACCACTCTTGGGCCCAAGGGTATGGACAAGATGCTTGTAGACTCCATGGGTGATGTTGTTATCACCAACGACGGAGCAACAATCCTCAAAGAAATGGACATCGAGCACCCAGGTGCAAAGATGATCGTAGAAGTAGCTAAGACCCAGGATGCCGAAGTTGGAGACGGAACAACCACCGCAGCCGTACTTGCAGGAGAATTCCTGACAAAGGCAGAAGACCTGCTTGAAAGCGGAGTCCACCCAACAGTGATTGCAAGCGGCTACAGGCTTGCAGCAGACCAGGCTACAAAGACAATCGATACCATTACTATCAGTGCATCTCCTGAGGATACCGAGACTCTCGAAAAGATTGCAGCCACAGCCATAACAGGAAAAGGCGCAGAGGCTCAAAAGGAACATCTCTCCAGGCTTGCAGTCAAGGCCGTTAAGTCAGTTGCTGAGATCAGCGAAGATGGAAAGATCACTGTAGATATCGAGGACATCAAGGTGGAGAAGAGACCTGGCGGAAGTATCAAGGATTCCGAGATTGTCGACGGTGTAATTGTCGATAAAGAACGTGTCCACCCGGCAATGCCCGAAGTAGTGGAGAACGCAAAAATCCTGCTCTTAAGCGTACCAATCGAGCTCAAGAAAACCGAAACTAAGGCCGAAATAAAGATCACCAATCCTGACCAGATGCAGCTCTTCTTAGACCAGGAAGAAGCAATGCTCAAGGAAATTGTGGACAAGGTAATCAAGACAGGCGCAAATGTTGTCTTCTGCCAGAAAGGAATCGATGACCTTGCTCAGTATTACATGACAAAAGCAGGAATCTTTGGTATGCGCAGGGTGAAGAAGAGCGACATGGATAAACTTTCCCGCGCAACAGGTGCAAAGATTATTACCAGCCTCGATGAAATTGAGGAATCCGACCTTGGCCATGCCGGGCTTGTAGAGGAAAAAGACGTTACAGGCTCAAGGATGACCTTCGTTACAGGCTGCAAGGACAGCAAAGCTACCTCAATTCTTCTGCGCGGCGGAACCGAGCATGTAGTTGAAGGAATTGAGAGAGCTCTCGAAGACGCTCTCAGAGTAGTGGGCGTTGCTCTTGAAGACCAGAAGATTGTTGTGGGTGGCGGCTCTCCAGAAATTGAACTGTCCCTCAGGCTCAAGGAATACGCAGCAACCCTTAAAGGCAGGGAGCAGCTTGCTGTAATGAAATTCGCTGAGTCCCTCGAGATTATTCCCAGCACCCTCGCAGAGAATGCAGGACTTGACCCGATTGACATGCTTGTGGAAATGCGCTCCCAGCACGAGAAAGGCAACAAGCGTGCCGGACTCAATGTTTATACCGGCAAGATCGAGGACATGTTTGAAAATAACGTTGTCGAACCTCTCAGGATCAAGACCCAGGCAATCAATGCAGCCACCGAAGCTGCAATTATGGTTCTCAGAATCGATGATGTAATTGCCTCATCCAGTCCAGCCAAAGTAGGTGGTCCGGGAGCAATTCCAGGCGGCGAAATGCCTGAGATGATGTAA
- a CDS encoding DUF5817 domain-containing protein, which produces MCPKCRQHAQITETGKKTLKCQHCGALLQTRKLRVFHFSEDLEDAVLFRTHLQAEISGRVNENFSLTSHPYESEPSISKAETPVKKFKLSEKSLSSSPPAKKDPKSIILEILNTTGGKIEKEELRQKVLEKGIIQEKFETILKNLLETGELYSPQPGIIKII; this is translated from the coding sequence GTGTGCCCTAAATGCCGACAGCATGCCCAGATCACAGAAACAGGAAAAAAGACCCTGAAATGCCAGCATTGCGGCGCTCTCCTGCAAACCCGAAAATTGAGGGTATTCCACTTCTCCGAAGATCTCGAAGATGCAGTGCTTTTTCGAACTCACCTGCAAGCTGAAATCTCCGGAAGAGTCAACGAAAACTTTTCACTAACTTCACATCCCTATGAATCTGAACCCTCAATCTCCAAAGCTGAAACTCCAGTAAAAAAATTCAAACTTTCAGAAAAAAGCCTTTCCAGCTCTCCCCCTGCAAAAAAAGACCCAAAATCAATTATTCTTGAAATTCTGAATACCACTGGTGGAAAAATCGAAAAAGAAGAACTTCGACAAAAAGTCCTCGAAAAAGGAATAATTCAGGAAAAATTCGAGACGATCCTCAAGAACCTCCTGGAAACAGGAGAACTTTACTCCCCTCAACCAGGAATTATAAAAATAATATGA
- a CDS encoding MBL fold metallo-hydrolase, which yields MFRLTVIYDNKAGQGFTGSWGFAALIETSRETLLFDTGWDGTLLLKHMKRLNIDPAGIGKLILSHQHWDHIGGLPEILQANPGLEVYVPASFSKNLKREIEKKSTLIEIKEPVEISQGIRSTGELGDKVKEQALILDTGNGSYVLTGCAHPGLAAILDTASHYGKVKGILGGLHDNEEFERLRGMELIAAGHCTVHREKIKEIFPAKFVEIKVGLRLDLE from the coding sequence ATGTTCAGGCTTACTGTCATCTATGACAACAAAGCTGGTCAGGGTTTTACAGGAAGCTGGGGGTTTGCAGCTCTTATTGAAACAAGTCGTGAAACCCTTCTTTTTGACACCGGATGGGATGGCACTCTTCTCCTGAAACATATGAAGAGGCTAAACATTGATCCAGCAGGAATCGGAAAACTGATTCTCTCTCACCAGCACTGGGATCATATAGGTGGTCTTCCCGAGATTCTTCAGGCAAATCCTGGGCTTGAGGTCTATGTTCCTGCTTCTTTTTCGAAGAATCTTAAAAGAGAAATTGAGAAAAAATCGACTCTTATCGAAATAAAAGAGCCTGTAGAAATCTCTCAGGGTATAAGGAGTACAGGAGAACTCGGAGACAAGGTAAAGGAGCAAGCGCTTATCCTAGATACGGGAAACGGGTCTTACGTACTTACAGGCTGTGCTCACCCTGGGCTTGCCGCAATCCTGGATACTGCCAGCCATTATGGAAAAGTAAAGGGAATTCTTGGGGGGCTTCACGATAACGAGGAGTTTGAAAGATTGAGGGGAATGGAACTCATTGCAGCAGGGCATTGTACCGTTCATAGAGAAAAAATAAAAGAGATTTTCCCGGCAAAATTTGTCGAAATCAAAGTAGGTCTGCGCTTGGACCTAGAATAA
- a CDS encoding DUF2795 domain-containing protein has translation MQESATEVHNAIQKALQAFQEMKYPVTKSQLIDKAKSLNARNEVIQAIETIPDKEYHSSSDVLQEFKGIQNVMQAFREVKFPATKNQLIEEAKKLNARSEVINALEACSDREYTNFSDVIKECKAKSELAKPR, from the coding sequence ATGCAGGAAAGTGCTACTGAAGTACATAATGCGATTCAGAAAGCTTTACAAGCTTTTCAAGAGATGAAATATCCTGTAACGAAAAGTCAACTTATTGATAAAGCTAAAAGTCTTAATGCCCGTAACGAAGTAATACAAGCTATTGAAACCATTCCAGACAAGGAATACCACAGCTCTTCGGATGTCCTCCAGGAATTCAAAGGTATTCAGAATGTTATGCAAGCTTTCAGAGAAGTGAAGTTCCCTGCAACAAAGAATCAACTTATAGAGGAAGCTAAAAAACTTAATGCCCGCAGTGAAGTGATAAACGCTCTTGAGGCTTGTTCAGACAGGGAATACACAAACTTTTCCGATGTCATCAAGGAATGTAAAGCTAAAAGTGAATTAGCAAAGCCACGGTAA
- a CDS encoding DUF128 domain-containing protein: MMDPQIERKLIEIMRVIHESDKPIGARAIADELNNRGYDIGERAVRYHLRILDERGFTSKHGYAGRTLTELGEREMNDALIADRFGFVISRIEEMAFRTTYNPKTNEGVVPVNISYFDKDDLETVIEVVSYTAHEGYMISPRVRIIEEDEELLSLPPGKVGIATVCSVVFDGLLLKAGIPVEPAYGGIIQIENRKPARFSDLISYSGTSIDPIQIFMSRKTTSVLDVLEKGEGKILANMRQINCSAYERAREVLKTVEKVGLAGYYPLGEVDETLFGAPVETGKFGIAIVGGINGICALEETGIKMKTNPVSTVMEYNTMTEI, translated from the coding sequence ATGATGGATCCGCAAATTGAGCGAAAACTCATTGAAATTATGAGGGTAATTCACGAAAGTGACAAGCCTATAGGTGCCCGGGCAATAGCTGATGAACTTAATAACCGGGGCTATGATATAGGAGAGCGGGCTGTCCGCTACCATCTGAGGATCCTGGACGAAAGAGGATTCACAAGCAAACATGGGTATGCAGGACGCACACTTACCGAATTAGGAGAAAGGGAGATGAATGACGCCCTTATCGCAGACCGGTTTGGCTTTGTAATATCCCGAATAGAAGAGATGGCTTTTAGAACCACATATAACCCCAAGACCAATGAAGGAGTAGTGCCTGTAAATATTTCATACTTTGATAAGGATGATTTAGAGACTGTCATTGAGGTGGTTTCATATACTGCACACGAAGGGTATATGATAAGCCCAAGAGTGAGGATTATCGAAGAAGATGAAGAACTGCTTTCCCTGCCTCCCGGAAAAGTCGGAATAGCTACGGTCTGCAGCGTTGTTTTTGATGGGCTCCTTCTCAAAGCGGGCATCCCTGTAGAACCTGCGTATGGTGGGATTATTCAGATAGAAAATCGAAAACCTGCACGGTTTTCAGATTTGATTTCCTACAGTGGAACCTCAATTGATCCGATACAAATTTTCATGAGCAGAAAGACCACTTCTGTTCTTGACGTGCTTGAAAAAGGGGAAGGTAAAATCCTTGCCAATATGCGGCAGATCAATTGCTCGGCTTATGAAAGGGCTAGAGAAGTTCTCAAAACGGTAGAAAAAGTCGGCCTTGCGGGTTATTACCCTCTTGGAGAAGTTGATGAAACCTTGTTTGGAGCTCCCGTTGAAACCGGGAAGTTCGGGATTGCAATTGTAGGAGGTATTAATGGCATCTGCGCCCTTGAAGAGACCGGAATTAAAATGAAGACGAATCCTGTTTCTACTGTTATGGAATATAATACCATGACAGAAATCTGA
- a CDS encoding undecaprenyl diphosphate synthase family protein gives MDLLSFAYPVYERYLGWQIAREFSNIPRHVAIILKETDLFDPEGIERLISTLNIFRKFGVQIVSVYVDILKTDPTLKAEVASTLKTRLETNFSNLPAGTGYQIYDVDGEVNSTAPGNDFLVYVSLGFGGRDEIMRAVLTILEEVKARTVRPEEVDEKMIESHLLVNHEPDIMIRSGGQNLSDFLVWQSVYSELYFTDVNWKDVRKVDLLRAMRDFQKRKRRYGR, from the coding sequence ATGGATTTACTTTCTTTTGCATATCCAGTCTATGAGAGGTACTTGGGCTGGCAAATAGCCAGGGAGTTTTCAAATATTCCCAGACATGTAGCAATCATACTCAAAGAAACTGACCTTTTTGACCCTGAAGGAATCGAAAGACTCATATCCACACTTAACATTTTTAGAAAATTCGGGGTCCAAATTGTGAGCGTCTATGTAGATATCCTGAAAACTGATCCGACTTTAAAAGCCGAAGTCGCATCAACGCTCAAAACAAGATTGGAAACTAACTTTTCTAACCTTCCTGCCGGCACAGGTTATCAAATTTATGACGTTGACGGAGAGGTAAATAGCACTGCTCCTGGAAATGATTTTCTTGTTTATGTATCACTGGGATTTGGCGGAAGAGATGAAATTATGAGGGCTGTACTGACTATCCTTGAGGAAGTTAAAGCAAGAACTGTCAGACCTGAAGAAGTGGACGAAAAAATGATCGAATCTCATCTCCTTGTCAACCACGAGCCTGATATTATGATCCGTTCGGGAGGGCAGAATCTTTCGGATTTCCTGGTGTGGCAGTCAGTCTATTCGGAACTTTATTTTACAGATGTTAACTGGAAAGATGTACGAAAGGTCGATCTGCTGAGAGCTATGAGGGACTTCCAGAAAAGAAAGAGAAGATACGGAAGGTGA
- a CDS encoding SufD family Fe-S cluster assembly protein has translation MQTDEVNLKKRAESAVEKKAAYGEDLELERFEEGSKISRPIEDLQTLDEESKKTLLQVGVVPSEEGRSGSLIVLDNAVSHSSLKEKNVELMSTQKALEKYEWLKDYSWKLVSVDTDKYTAKTYLENADGYFIRVPAGKKSSLPVQTCLLLGKDKVFQTVHNIVIVEEGASLDIITGCTAKKGVEEGLHLGISEMYVKKGATLNFTMIHNWAEQIGVRPRTVIKVEEGGTYVSNYICLKPVHSVQTYPTVKLEGEGAVTRLNTIAIAHSGSELDLGSRAIFNAPGTKAELISRTITIGGRVIARGEMIGNEKGAKGHLECKGLVLSDKGSQLAIPILEANVDDVELTHEAAVGKIAKDQVEYLMARGLTEDEAVGMIVRGFLDVGIRGIPEELKKEIENTITQTAFGM, from the coding sequence ATGCAGACTGATGAAGTGAACCTGAAAAAGCGCGCTGAAAGCGCAGTCGAGAAAAAGGCAGCCTATGGAGAAGATTTAGAGCTGGAAAGATTTGAGGAAGGTTCCAAGATTAGCAGGCCTATAGAAGATCTCCAGACCCTTGACGAGGAAAGCAAAAAAACCCTACTCCAGGTAGGAGTCGTGCCTAGCGAAGAAGGACGATCCGGCAGTCTGATAGTGCTTGATAATGCAGTGTCGCATTCTTCCCTGAAAGAAAAAAATGTAGAACTCATGTCCACCCAGAAAGCTCTGGAAAAGTACGAATGGCTTAAAGATTACTCTTGGAAGCTTGTATCTGTTGATACTGACAAATACACCGCAAAAACTTACCTTGAAAATGCGGACGGATACTTTATTCGTGTGCCTGCTGGGAAAAAATCGTCCCTGCCAGTTCAGACCTGTCTTTTGCTTGGCAAAGATAAAGTTTTCCAGACCGTACATAATATTGTGATAGTCGAAGAAGGCGCCAGCCTTGACATAATTACAGGCTGCACGGCTAAAAAGGGAGTGGAAGAAGGTCTGCATCTGGGAATTTCCGAAATGTACGTAAAAAAAGGAGCTACCCTGAACTTCACAATGATTCATAACTGGGCTGAGCAGATAGGAGTCAGGCCAAGGACAGTAATCAAAGTCGAAGAAGGAGGAACATACGTAAGTAATTACATCTGCCTGAAACCTGTCCATTCTGTGCAGACATATCCGACTGTCAAACTTGAGGGAGAAGGAGCAGTGACCAGGTTAAATACTATAGCCATTGCCCATTCCGGTTCTGAACTGGATCTAGGAAGCAGGGCGATATTCAATGCGCCTGGCACGAAAGCTGAGCTTATATCAAGGACTATTACAATCGGTGGAAGAGTAATTGCAAGAGGAGAAATGATAGGCAATGAAAAGGGAGCAAAAGGACACCTTGAATGCAAAGGGCTTGTCCTTTCCGACAAAGGAAGCCAGCTTGCAATCCCCATCCTTGAAGCAAACGTAGACGATGTCGAACTTACTCACGAGGCCGCAGTTGGAAAAATTGCTAAAGACCAGGTGGAGTACCTTATGGCTAGAGGCCTTACCGAAGATGAAGCTGTAGGCATGATTGTGCGTGGGTTCCTGGATGTAGGTATAAGGGGAATTCCGGAAGAGCTGAAAAAAGAAATCGAAAACACGATTACTCAGACAGCCTTTGGAATGTAA
- a CDS encoding ABC transporter ATP-binding protein gives MLKIEDLTVEVNGKILLHDVNLEVKKGYTNVLFGPNGAGKSALMRTIMGFSEYRVVKGRILFNGKDITGMSVDERARLGLGIMMQRPPDMTGIKLRDLVKVLSKGKKNPENLAENLNMKRFMDRDVNVGFSGGEIKRSELLQLSAQNPSLYLLDEPESGVDLVSIEQVGMTIKELLEEGLKCPGESCKKGKSALIITHTGQILDYVNADRGYILCNGTVMCSGNPMKMLNEIKNRGYEECIKCRLMK, from the coding sequence ATGCTAAAAATAGAGGATCTGACTGTAGAGGTAAACGGAAAAATTTTGCTTCATGATGTGAACCTCGAAGTTAAAAAAGGATATACCAATGTGCTTTTTGGGCCAAATGGAGCCGGAAAGTCAGCTCTGATGAGAACGATAATGGGCTTCAGCGAATACAGAGTTGTGAAAGGTAGAATTCTGTTTAACGGAAAAGATATTACCGGGATGTCAGTAGATGAACGAGCCCGCCTTGGACTGGGAATTATGATGCAGCGCCCTCCAGATATGACCGGAATTAAACTGAGGGATCTTGTAAAGGTATTGTCGAAAGGAAAGAAAAACCCAGAGAACCTTGCTGAGAACCTTAATATGAAGCGCTTTATGGACAGGGATGTGAATGTGGGCTTTTCGGGAGGAGAAATCAAACGCTCAGAACTTCTGCAACTTTCAGCCCAGAACCCGAGCCTTTACTTGCTTGACGAGCCGGAATCCGGAGTGGACCTCGTAAGCATAGAACAGGTAGGAATGACAATAAAAGAACTACTTGAAGAAGGGCTGAAATGTCCTGGCGAAAGCTGTAAGAAAGGTAAATCTGCCCTTATAATCACTCACACAGGCCAGATTCTGGATTATGTAAACGCAGATCGAGGATATATCCTTTGCAATGGAACAGTTATGTGTTCAGGAAACCCCATGAAGATGCTGAACGAGATCAAGAACAGAGGGTATGAGGAGTGTATAAAATGCAGACTGATGAAGTGA
- a CDS encoding 4Fe-4S binding protein, whose protein sequence is MLKITPYLGIIVLIVSIGGLWYPVLGYFLLLVFAALFLISPFRGRWFCGNLCPRGSFVDFWVSKISRKKKIPATLRSLWIRLPIFFLLMGFMGYRITNAIESLNTFEKIGMVFVMMCLVTTAIATLLGSYLSPRTWCSFCPMGTAQRLLGGKKYPLKLEKEKCISCKKCEKVCPMQLKITQNAANPDCIKCGRCVDACPKDALQF, encoded by the coding sequence TTGCTTAAAATAACGCCTTACTTGGGAATTATAGTTCTTATCGTTTCCATAGGAGGGCTCTGGTATCCAGTACTTGGGTACTTCCTGCTACTAGTTTTTGCAGCACTCTTCCTGATTAGTCCTTTCAGAGGCCGATGGTTCTGCGGAAACCTCTGTCCCAGGGGAAGTTTTGTTGACTTTTGGGTCAGCAAGATTTCAAGGAAAAAGAAGATACCTGCCACTCTGCGTTCCCTGTGGATCCGCCTGCCAATATTTTTCCTACTAATGGGCTTTATGGGATACAGAATAACAAACGCTATTGAGAGCCTCAATACTTTCGAGAAAATCGGCATGGTGTTTGTGATGATGTGTCTGGTAACAACTGCAATCGCAACCCTTCTGGGCAGTTACCTGAGCCCAAGAACCTGGTGTTCCTTCTGCCCTATGGGGACAGCTCAACGCCTGCTTGGTGGTAAAAAGTATCCTCTTAAACTCGAAAAGGAAAAATGCATTAGCTGCAAGAAATGTGAAAAAGTCTGTCCTATGCAGCTCAAAATCACGCAAAATGCTGCAAACCCCGATTGTATAAAATGCGGGCGCTGTGTGGATGCCTGTCCTAAAGATGCCCTGCAATTTTGA